The genomic window ATTCAAGAGCGATCAGCTCTCGCACCTTCATGCGCCCACGATTATGCGAAATGTAATAAACCACTTACATAGTTAGCCTCATTACGACTCAATGCCAATTAACGATGCCAAGGTGGAAAAAGATTGCTTCATTATGACACGTACCTAGAACGCtttgcattttcaaataaaagcTTGTAAAAGGTTCGAATAACAGAAAAACGAAATTAACAAATCCAAACTAAATGCAGGCAGGACTTGAAAGTTTCCTGACAGTTGCCTGAAATTCTAGACGCGTATTCGCGAGGAATTTTATGTGAATAAACTACGTTCCTCGTGTAACGCGAGGAAAAAGATCGAAGCTATTATTGCAGAAAGGAACTTTGGCGTGGGCGGTGTGAAACCTTGTGCATTTTCTCGATTGATCCGTTCCACGGACTATACGTGCGCTCGCGTATCAACCCCTAGAAActcggaaagagagagacaagAACAGGTTGACTGAGGGAAGAGATTGAGGGAAGCCGTTAAACGTATAAACGTCGTAACCGGGAACATGCAAACCGGCGTATCGCCAAGTGTTTTATGATATAATATACGTTAGGTCAACTTACAACTCCTCCCTCTGACGTTGAGACAGCACCATTTTCATGATCCTCGTGTATGACCTAGCTGGATACCTCGATGGTGATTCCGTGGAGCGCGACTAGCTCTTCCAGTCACCTCTTAATGATCTCAGTGTCCCGCCATCAGAATTTcctgtaacagaaaattacAATAAGCGTCAATTAAATGCGtacgtttatatttaattaattttgtttttttttgtacacgAGCGACTTGATAATACCCGTAAaacttcaaataaaaatttttgcataattttgaattaattatacaagagaaagaaaggtaTTCCGTTCGCCTTGGGATAAAATTActcggggagaaaaaaaaatcttgctcCGAATAGCCTTGTTTAAGGCTATTTGTCAACGGCAACGAAGtaatataatacgtaataaaaataattggcgCATTTTCAGTCTTGgacagaaaaattatatcgagaaAAAAGTATTTCAGAGTACGTTCTATCTGTTGCATTTCGTGTCTAATATACGTCGCCTCGGCAgcaatattcttttttttttatcctgtTAATTGAGTGTACGGCAGCGAACTCGTGAGAGTCGACCATGCCGAATTGTTTCTACGGGATTAATacaacgcgcgcgcacacaatGCGTCTGAAATCAATGTCGTggtttattttactttccatCATCGCGGGAGAGAAACCCGTTGCAGGTCTCGCCCGCTCTCGCCGCGCGGAACCACTTTGCGAGCTTTCGTCGCGCTCACGGAAAGCGGCCGTCCGTTTCGCGGGGCCGAGCTTGGGACTCGACGCCGCGATTTCGCCCGGATCGATAGCACTTTTTCACCGTCCCGCACGAAAGCGAAAGGCGGTTTGAAAAGTGAAGCTCGAAATCACGACGCTGACGCTGGCGGTAATGAACGCGATCACGAAAacgcaagattttttttttttacctggaACCGAGCGAGCCGACAAACGCCTAACGACGCAGAAACGGTTTATGCCCCGTTGAATCACGGCGTCAACTGCCGATCATTACCCTATCGCGTGAacgtggaaaattaaatacgcaGTTTCCTGCCAAGTTGCGAAACGAAAATCGATACGCAGGGAGAGAAATTGCTGTGCAATTTCACCGATTTGAATGTTTGAACGAAATGCACCGTAATCATATGAGTAGCTCGGAAAATTAGTGCGTACATCGTACTTGCATTGATAATATCTAAACGCAAAAATAATCAAGGACTAGATAGCGCGAAGGGATTAAATATTGactaatgtttttttttcggatcGCTGAGTGACGGTAATGAATCATGAGCTCTCGGAGTATCGGTCTTTACGGTACGTAACCAGAGCCGGTGATGTAAATCGCGAAATCTAAAGGAGAGAAACGGTCAGGAGGAAGGACCTTGACAGTCGTAAAGGTGCGCGGCGTCGGCGCAGCGTCGTTTCCACGATGGTTATCGCCACGATGCGCCGTGATCGATAAACCGGCATGGCACAGCACGCCCACCCCCGACAGTCAGCGTATATTTTCGCTTTGCGgtgcatttaaatattcataacgGCCTCTTTCCACCTCGTAACACCGTCTCGTTGTTAAAAAGCCCGATGTTGACGCATAATTGGGATAATCCCGGGAAAGATCGCAGACGGGGCCCTCCTATCGGTACCTTCAACGCACACAATGAATAATGAGGCGACTGGGCGGAAAAGGACTAACGAAATAGGTAAAGGGGAGTAGAGAAGAGTAATAAATGTAAGAATATACCTCTCGCTCAGCGACGGTATGCGGTGAACATGAATGGACAGATACTAGCCCGAGTAACGTCGATACACGAGAAACTGGATCCCTGCCTCCGCGCGCAAATGCAACGCGGCCGCAAGTCGCCGTGAAAAGTCGAAAGTACCGCCTAGGAGAAGGATACACGTAATTTACGACGTCCTTGCCGCGTACGGCACGGTAATGCGGCGTTACCGCGGCAGGGATACCTCTCGAGGCCCTCGCCCGTTCAACCCTAGGCGGTCAAAGGCCCTCCCCCTCGGGATATCCAAAAGCACGAGGTCTACTTTCATCATTTTTCTGCGGTCtaaagtaattttcgcggacggcacgattttatttacgatttgCGAAACTGTCGAGGAAGTCATCTGCTAGATTCCACTGAATCATCACGCATCATTAACTTGCTTAAGAacacctttttcttttcaatttgaACTTAAACACCGATTTCTCAAGTCTATCGCGATAGTTTATACTCCTTTGTAGCATCGTGCGAGCGTTAGGCGCTGCTTGCGTACGgtaaagatataataaaaattgaaccACGAGGCGGCGGCTCTTATCACAGGCAATCGCTCTTTCTATGTACCGTCTTGGCCGATCGATCCTTGGATTAGCTAGCTCGTACGCTGCATAGCAGTTACATTTCCGGGATCATCGGTCCAGGCAAACGACTACTGGCTTTCCTGACCTCGCGCTCCTACAATCTACCTGCTTCGTGCTTCTCCCTTGCTTCTCTATTACGAGCGATAGAAACAAAGATCTACCTGAATCGTTCGGGAACATGTCGAGTAAGTTAAAAACCtggttaaaaaagaaatataaaaaatataaaattccgTTGTAAAACTCAATTACATCAAGACTGTCGTCGCACGATTTGTTTATCGATAAAATCGACGCGATTTGCTTCGCGGCTGTCTACGTGCTAACGTGTTAAATAGATAATTCCGTCCAGCTACTCAGATAAGCTTAAACAAATTCAAAACGGAAATAATGCGGAAAAGTTTACGTTCACTGCTGCATGCAGCGTTTAAACAGTTTCGAATCTCAGCTCGCGAATAATTAACGTGCGAAAGCTTAGCGGGGTATCTGTGTCGTTGGATCTGCTATCCGCAGGACAATCGCGATTTTAATCGGCACGCCTGTGCGCGACTCATTTGTCAAGAATCCGACGGCGAGACGCGTGTCTCGTTATTCACGTCGCGCAATTAAGCAGCTGACGCGGTCGCGAATACGGAAGCAGGGTGATGATCCTGAGGGATTTTTAGGACTTCCggatggatttttttttttgtgtcacCGGTTTTGCGGCAGGAAAGTCGATCGCACGATACCTGAGAAAGTTGGCTTACGTACGTGTCACTCTCGAGGCGTGCAATTTAAGCGTATGACAGACGAGTGACTGGCTGACGTCGCAGGGAGGTAAATGATCGGTGCGTGTGTCTAGGAGTTGTACGATCCTTAAGGAAACTTGATTGGCTTCGGTGTGGGGATGTGCTCTGGACTGTCTTAGTGGCAGCTTGCCTTCGTAAGGTATACGCTCGGGGAAATTTCAGGCGGGATATTCCTGGAGAAAGCACAACATGTTTAAATTGCGAGTATTGAAATGAAAATCAAGATGCTGCGAaccaacaaaaaaaaaaaaaacatgactATTACGGCATCTTtttagaaagagaaaaagagaggtcCGAGGCGTAAAAGTTCAAgaggataaaaataatgaaacggCGATCGATGGAACCCGAGATTCGGGCGTCCTCGATCGCAagcagaaagagagacagacaGAGGAGAGAGCGTAGTTCGATGACAGCTGATCGCGCATTACCGCAATTGTCTGTCAAAGTGGCTCGCACGTAATTCGGTGGATGAAACTAGGAGGGCATGGCGCCGTCACCCGAAACGTTTCTTTCTCGCGGCGGAGGTTGCCGCGACGCAGCGacggtggtcgcggcgcgagGTCGCGGAGAAAATCAATTCGCCTGGTGACGTGCGACGCGCGTAGTTCGTCCGCGGACGACGGTACCGTCCCTCTCTGGAGggttctctctccttctcgctccctctttctttctcgctctcgcgcgcgcgacgagtCGCGTTCCGAGGAATTCCCTCGAGACGTCGCGACGACATCGTCCGCCACGGGGATGGGACGCTAACGTCGCGCGGACGCGCGGCCGTTGACGCAATTTTCCCGTCGACGGGCGTAACGCACCGAATTTGAAGTCACGATATGCGGGATGACCGTTTGTTGTAGATCGCGCACGGCCATTTTGCCAGAACCCGTCActgctgccgccgccgccgcctccgctTCTCTCTCGCCACACCGGCCCCGCTTTCGACGCCCCCCTTCTCACCCCTCTCGAGATTCTCACGGGGGATTCCTCGTCGCCACCGCGAGGTTCCCGTCGTCTGCAAATCTACCCCTCGGCGCAAATACTCACGTTTATTTCACGGAACAGCAGTGACCGCGGGACCTTCTGCGTCGGGAGCGACGACGTGAATTTACGCGTGAAAACCGGGACGACCGCCAACTATCGGTGAACACCTCGGGATCACTTCTGCGATCGGACTGGCCCCCGCGAGGTGGCGTCGACGCACTTCCAACGCATGCGCCGCCCTGGGTCGAAATATGCTAATGATCTATGTGGCGCCAACACAGCCCTAGACGGcactttattaaatcttaGGCTCTTCAAGCGGATACGAGCACCCTCTAGCACTAAAATTTCAAAACTTGTAGCTATCAATCGAAGAAATTACATGACTTAGTTCCGCCGGTTGTGTTTAGAAGGCCAGAAggttataacaaaatattaagattttatttaaatgaattaGTGTAAAAGTGACGATGCAAAAGTTAAACTACGTTGTTtagtattgttaaaatacggcaatgtatttttttaaattgttattttaccTTAGGAAGTGTATTTCTTAAGATTTTCGTTCCATTAACCACTCGAGAAGGTTAAGttcaatatataataatacaacAACTTGTACGTACCTGGTTGATTTAcatattattgaattatttatgtaaatttgaTGGCTTTTTCACAGTCAAATTCAAGAGGTAATTCTAAGAGAATAATGCATTATTTTCTTGTTCCACATTTTAtagtttttcattatttttccacacatttttaatttcccaTTTTGCTTATAGAATTGCAGAATAGAAAGATTTTGGAGGAGCTACAGCTGAAAAAGCAGATGCTTCTGAAGCAGGGAGTTACACCAGCCTTAAATACTTCATTAGGAGTTGCATCAACTGGTTCTGTATCAAATATAGTaggtttattttataaaacaatagtgaaatttttacttttattaaatagaattataacataatttattgtttgttaTAGGCAACTCAATCTAATGATGGTGTAACAATGAGTGCATCACAAAGAGCAGCATTGCATAATGCTCATGCAGCTTCTTTTGGATATTTTGTTACACAGGATTCTTCCTTTGGAAATCTAATATTACCAGTTCTCCCTAGATTTGACAATAAATGAATCTGCCTTTTATAAAGGTATAAATGTAtacaaacaattaaatgttatttagaACTATACactaataacattaataagaTTCTCATTTATCAAGGAATTAAATCATTGTTTCATATATCAATATCTATAGAGATAAGACTCTTGTGGAAATCACAGTTGATAGTTTTTAAGTTGATAATGGCTGGGCTCAGACTTCGTCAATTGGAGGAGTATCTGCAGCAGTTAGATGTATTTGAAAACCCAAAAATTTCACTTGAACAGTATGCCACCAGTGCACATATTGCCTCTCATTTATTATATACTGCACAGTCACAGTTTAATGACATAGAAGGTAAAAATGTAGCAGATTTAGGCTCCGGATGTGGGACATTGTCATTAGGTGCCAAAATGCTTGGTGCTGAATATGTAATTGGATTTGAAATAGATTCTGATGCAATCGATATACAGTACAAAAACTGTAGTGACTTAGAACTCTTTGTCGAAATAATACAATGTGATGTATTGCAATATTTACCAggtatttatacatatataaaaatatcatcgttttgttaatattaaatgcgttttatattacagGAAAATTCGAAAAGTACTTTGATACTGTTATAATGAATCCACCATTCGGTACCAAAAACAATGCCGGCATCGACATAAAGTTCCTGGAAACGGCAATCAAACTTTCCACTAACGCAGTTTACTCTCTGCATAAGAGCAGTACACGGGATTACGTTCTATCGAAGGCAATGCAGCTCGGCGCAAGAGGAACAGTGATAGCTGAACTCAGATATGACTTGCCAAGAGCTTATAAATTTCATAAGAAAGCGTCCGTCGACATTCAAGTGGattttatacgatttgaaTTAAAGCACtgactcttaaaaaaaaaaaaaaaagaaaaattgagtTTATTCAAATTTGATGCCCTGAGCTAAAGGTAGCTCGTTCCCGTAATTGATCGTGATGGTGGCACGTCTCATGTAATGTTTCCATGCGTCACTGCCACTTTCGCGACCTCCACCTGTAGCTTTTTCACCGCCAAACGCGCCGCCTATCTCGGCGCCGCTGGTACCGATGTTGACGTTAACTATTCCGCAATCTGATCCGTGAGGGCCGATCCACTGTGTGAGAAATGATATTCGATAAGTTATCTTgagtgattttttttacacttaatATTATAACGCATTTTCaacaacatatttttatacctgAAATACATTTCCAATACTTTTAGTAAAAAGACTACTGCTCAATCCTTGTTCTACACTATTATTAAGGTCAATAGCTTCTTCCAGAGAGTTCGCCTCTAAGATGTACACAATCGGAGCAAAAGTTTCTTGTTGCACCACCTCTGCACTAACCGGCAAACCCGAAATAATCGTCGGCTCGACATAAAAACCAGCTCGCTCTATTTGTTTTCCACCGAATTCTATCGTCCCACCGGTCTTTACAGCTTTCTGAATTGTTGCCTgcaataaaacatataaaaataattaaaaaaagctgtcttttctttttgtaggtaagtacaaatatatatataaaaatgaaaaagtttcaatgaatattttatttaaaaataattttttatttttacgcgtacTTTATATGCGTCAACTGCTGCTTGATTGTGCAACGGTCCATAAAGCACACCGTCATCTAATGGGTCTCCGACTCTTTCCAATATGCTTTTATATGCCGTTTTTAGTTTTcctataaatttatatataacaattaatttttcaattattctaattataattttttttcgccttTATCGCAAATATTTCCGGCAAATGCAatgttttaaaacttttagtTAGCccatttctatatttatacttacctaaaaattcattttttatttttttgtgcaGTATTAATCTTCGGGTAGTGGTACATCTTTGTCCGGCTGTTCCAACGCATGAGAAGACCGCTGCTCTCACTGCCATTTCTAAATCGGCATCCTGTGCAACTGTTAACAAACAAGAAAtagttacaaattatttatgacaTTAAGCagtattagaaaattattattttaaaattctacgCACTGATTAATGCGTTGTTACCACCAAGTTCCAATAGAGATCTTCCAAATCTTTGCTGAACTTTAAGAGCCACTTGTCTTCCCACGTTTGTGCTTCCGGTAAACGAAACGAGAGGTACCCTAATGACAATTGTTACCAATCTCTTTAATATCCTGTTAGATACAATAATATAGTAAATCTAAATCAGAACTGACCGTTTGTCGTTCACGAGAGTCTCTCCGACTTCCGGTCCACCCGTGATTAAGGATGCGACGGAACCCGGGATACCATTGCGTTCCAAGACACTCGCAATTATCTTTGTGGTTGCGATGGCTACTAAAGATGTGCTCGACGCTTCTTTCCAGACGATTGTGTTACCACAAACCATAGCGATAGCGCTGTTCCAGCCATATACCTGAAATGATTCAGTAAATTGTGTTGAGTTGAATAATCGtaagattttctaaaaattatatttaccgcAATGGGAAAATTGAAGGCGGAGATGACTCCGACTACGCCCAAGGGATTCCATTTTTCTAGAAGCGCgtgattttttctttccgatGGAAATAAACTACCGGGTAATGTCCGCGATAAGCCGACCGCATAATCACATATATCAATGAATTCCTGGACCTCGCCTATGCCTTCTGGTAATATCTTTCCTATGAATAATACCCTCtgtattaattatgaataaatatataccaTGATCATGCTGGAATTATAAGCTGTTGTAACAAATCaaagtattatttatacgataaGTTACCCATTTCTAAAGATACTAAGCGTCCCAACGGTTCCAAATTTCTCCTAAGTTCATCTCCAATTTGCCGTACGATATCGCCTCTGACTGGCATTGGAATAGCTGCCCATTGCGGCCAAGCTTTGCGCGCTTCTGTTACAGCATTGCTAGCTTCTTGCGGTGTGGACTCGCGTACTTTCGCTATCACTTTGCCGGTTGCCGGCGATATCGATTCTACCAactgtatttaatattaacacgattaattgtacttatttaattattttacagtataCGTTTAATGCTCTGTTATACTACAAATTTTCCATaatgtacaaatttattatctatttcGATAAGATGAGATTTAACGTTGCATACCTTGCCAGATCCTCCCCACCTTCCGTCATAGAGACCAGGATTTTCGACATTGATGCCCAATTGCTTTAAAAATCCGTACTTTGGATCGGTCACTAAATGTCTCGTCATTTTGGATTGAGAAATGTAGCAACCACTTTTTCGTAACAATAAGCGTGACATTGTCAGCCACTTGTTATTGACTGATCCAGCTGCTGAGTGGGAAGTTAATAAAACAGATCGGGTTATCAGACTGGCGCTGTTtattgagagaaagagagggaagagagaaagccGATAAGAAAACGAAATTATCTTTGCTCCGTATCTGACAATAACGACAAATAAGAAATGTGCTATTAGCACCTTAAATCATTGTGATAAAACATAA from Cardiocondyla obscurior isolate alpha-2009 linkage group LG19, Cobs3.1, whole genome shotgun sequence includes these protein-coding regions:
- the LOC139110212 gene encoding SOSS complex subunit C homolog; the encoded protein is MAFSQSNSRELQNRKILEELQLKKQMLLKQGVTPALNTSLGVASTGSVSNIATQSNDGVTMSASQRAALHNAHAASFGYFVTQDSSFGNLILPVLPRFDNK
- the LOC139110207 gene encoding rRNA N(6)-adenosine-methyltransferase Mettl5-like; this translates as MAGLRLRQLEEYLQQLDVFENPKISLEQYATSAHIASHLLYTAQSQFNDIEGKNVADLGSGCGTLSLGAKMLGAEYVIGFEIDSDAIDIQYKNCSDLELFVEIIQCDVLQYLPGKFEKYFDTVIMNPPFGTKNNAGIDIKFLETAIKLSTNAVYSLHKSSTRDYVLSKAMQLGARGTVIAELRYDLPRAYKFHKKASVDIQVDFIRFELKH
- the Aldh7a1 gene encoding putative aldehyde dehydrogenase family 7 member A1 homolog isoform X2, with amino-acid sequence MCRIRGFDGRECRRPSRECPKRGKMVRHVPSERGAGSGWASCIGGATYSHRKNSTTSLNLMQITGSVNNKWLTMSRLLLRKSGCYISQSKMTRHLVTDPKYGFLKQLGINVENPGLYDGRWGGSGKLVESISPATGKVIAKVRESTPQEASNAVTEARKAWPQWAAIPMPVRGDIVRQIGDELRRNLEPLGRLVSLEMGKILPEGIGEVQEFIDICDYAVGLSRTLPGSLFPSERKNHALLEKWNPLGVVGVISAFNFPIAVYGWNSAIAMVCGNTIVWKEASSTSLVAIATTKIIASVLERNGIPGSVASLITGGPEVGETLVNDKRVPLVSFTGSTNVGRQVALKVQQRFGRSLLELGGNNALIIAQDADLEMAVRAAVFSCVGTAGQRCTTTRRLILHKKIKNEFLGKLKTAYKSILERVGDPLDDGVLYGPLHNQAAVDAYKATIQKAVKTGGTIEFGGKQIERAGFYVEPTIISGLPVSAEVVQQETFAPIVYILEANSLEEAIDLNNSVEQGLSSSLFTKSIGNVFQWIGPHGSDCGIVNVNIGTSGAEIGGAFGGEKATGGGRESGSDAWKHYMRRATITINYGNELPLAQGIKFE
- the Aldh7a1 gene encoding putative aldehyde dehydrogenase family 7 member A1 homolog isoform X1, whose protein sequence is MCRIRGFDGRECRRPSRECPKRGKMVRHVPSERGAGSGWASCIGGATYSHRKNSTTSLNLMQITAGSVNNKWLTMSRLLLRKSGCYISQSKMTRHLVTDPKYGFLKQLGINVENPGLYDGRWGGSGKLVESISPATGKVIAKVRESTPQEASNAVTEARKAWPQWAAIPMPVRGDIVRQIGDELRRNLEPLGRLVSLEMGKILPEGIGEVQEFIDICDYAVGLSRTLPGSLFPSERKNHALLEKWNPLGVVGVISAFNFPIAVYGWNSAIAMVCGNTIVWKEASSTSLVAIATTKIIASVLERNGIPGSVASLITGGPEVGETLVNDKRVPLVSFTGSTNVGRQVALKVQQRFGRSLLELGGNNALIIAQDADLEMAVRAAVFSCVGTAGQRCTTTRRLILHKKIKNEFLGKLKTAYKSILERVGDPLDDGVLYGPLHNQAAVDAYKATIQKAVKTGGTIEFGGKQIERAGFYVEPTIISGLPVSAEVVQQETFAPIVYILEANSLEEAIDLNNSVEQGLSSSLFTKSIGNVFQWIGPHGSDCGIVNVNIGTSGAEIGGAFGGEKATGGGRESGSDAWKHYMRRATITINYGNELPLAQGIKFE
- the Aldh7a1 gene encoding putative aldehyde dehydrogenase family 7 member A1 homolog isoform X3 translates to MSRLLLRKSGCYISQSKMTRHLVTDPKYGFLKQLGINVENPGLYDGRWGGSGKLVESISPATGKVIAKVRESTPQEASNAVTEARKAWPQWAAIPMPVRGDIVRQIGDELRRNLEPLGRLVSLEMGKILPEGIGEVQEFIDICDYAVGLSRTLPGSLFPSERKNHALLEKWNPLGVVGVISAFNFPIAVYGWNSAIAMVCGNTIVWKEASSTSLVAIATTKIIASVLERNGIPGSVASLITGGPEVGETLVNDKRVPLVSFTGSTNVGRQVALKVQQRFGRSLLELGGNNALIIAQDADLEMAVRAAVFSCVGTAGQRCTTTRRLILHKKIKNEFLGKLKTAYKSILERVGDPLDDGVLYGPLHNQAAVDAYKATIQKAVKTGGTIEFGGKQIERAGFYVEPTIISGLPVSAEVVQQETFAPIVYILEANSLEEAIDLNNSVEQGLSSSLFTKSIGNVFQWIGPHGSDCGIVNVNIGTSGAEIGGAFGGEKATGGGRESGSDAWKHYMRRATITINYGNELPLAQGIKFE